The Candidatus Methylomirabilota bacterium genome window below encodes:
- a CDS encoding extracellular solute-binding protein, producing MAHTRRQFLKTAAGAAAASGALGFPVVSRAQQKKLTVWWNRGYYKEEDEAMLKIADEFRKARNVDLDISFTIQEDLLKKIHSAMAARRGPDVAFCFYNDWEVMPKYAWEGKLVETTDVINELKPRYIEKFLPVAHVYDNVAKKRAYYGVPIECQTMHIHYWRDLVKEAGMNDDPAKIPMDWNGYWDFWKKAQEALRKKDPTKYGKVYGLGMTESSSATDTIYNFEMALLSFGGTVFSEDGKVVAEQGANRDAIVKTLKFFADMFNSGYVPPDTLNWSDGDNNANFHSKSIVMTPNPSVSIPAHQFFNNPDNYFNKSATIEWPDGPDGKKPTYMVAVKTILIPKDSANKDVPLAKDFIKFVLEPKRFGEYIKGANGRWFPAFKDVAADPFFAKGQAGKGGSVDPHLPTVTRIYLERPTRVFEHYKNPANSQIYAENVWGKAMSRTNVDKWPADKAADEAIGRIKTIVAQWR from the coding sequence CGCCGCCGCGTCCGGAGCGCTCGGCTTCCCGGTGGTGTCGCGCGCCCAGCAGAAGAAGCTCACCGTCTGGTGGAACCGCGGCTATTACAAGGAAGAGGACGAGGCGATGTTGAAGATCGCCGACGAGTTCCGCAAGGCCCGGAACGTCGACCTCGACATCTCCTTCACGATCCAGGAGGACCTCCTCAAGAAGATCCACAGCGCGATGGCCGCCCGCCGCGGCCCCGACGTGGCCTTCTGCTTCTACAACGACTGGGAGGTCATGCCCAAGTACGCGTGGGAGGGCAAGCTCGTCGAGACCACCGACGTGATCAACGAGCTGAAACCGCGTTACATCGAGAAGTTCCTGCCGGTGGCGCACGTGTACGACAACGTGGCCAAGAAGCGGGCCTACTACGGCGTCCCCATCGAGTGCCAGACCATGCACATCCACTACTGGCGCGATCTGGTGAAGGAGGCGGGGATGAACGACGATCCCGCCAAGATCCCCATGGACTGGAACGGGTACTGGGACTTCTGGAAGAAGGCCCAGGAGGCGCTGCGCAAGAAGGACCCGACCAAGTACGGCAAGGTCTACGGCCTCGGGATGACCGAGTCCTCCAGCGCCACCGACACCATCTACAACTTCGAGATGGCGCTCCTGTCCTTCGGGGGCACCGTGTTCTCTGAGGACGGCAAGGTGGTGGCCGAGCAGGGCGCCAACCGCGACGCCATCGTCAAGACGCTGAAGTTCTTCGCCGACATGTTCAACTCGGGCTACGTGCCGCCGGACACGCTGAACTGGTCGGACGGCGACAACAACGCCAACTTCCACTCGAAGTCGATCGTGATGACCCCGAATCCCTCCGTATCCATCCCGGCGCACCAGTTCTTCAACAACCCGGACAACTACTTCAACAAGTCGGCCACCATCGAGTGGCCGGACGGCCCGGACGGCAAGAAGCCGACCTACATGGTGGCGGTCAAGACCATCCTCATCCCCAAGGACTCCGCCAACAAGGACGTACCGCTGGCCAAGGACTTCATCAAGTTCGTGCTCGAGCCGAAGCGCTTCGGCGAGTACATCAAGGGCGCCAACGGGCGGTGGTTCCCCGCGTTCAAGGACGTGGCCGCCGACCCGTTCTTCGCCAAGGGCCAGGCCGGCAAGGGCGGGTCGGTGGATCCGCATCTGCCGACCGTGACCCGCATCTATCTCGAGCGACCCACGCGCGTGTTCGAGCACTACAAGAACCCGGCGAACTCGCAGATCTACGCCGAGAACGTGTGGGGCAAGGCGATGTCGCGCACCAACGTCGACAAGTGGCCGGCCGACAAGGCCGCCGACGAGGCCATCGGCCGCATCAAGACCATCGTCGCGCAGTGGCGGTGA